A genomic region of Bactrocera dorsalis isolate Fly_Bdor chromosome 3, ASM2337382v1, whole genome shotgun sequence contains the following coding sequences:
- the LOC105223837 gene encoding uncharacterized protein LOC105223837: MKTEIFFIALLSAATISALSLEGYKCSEHVILTGNPVTPIRTVRICGVQDYEASPSYVNYQISTEFEKTAYPLVTLDGFLNSLNSVNPSLSSASAPPQLTSNELQQLSPVIFQAVPILTRFYEALKHTSSRDTDLNSSNFEEKYQVVEQKLSSIAEDASQTKRLFDAAAVSVKNILDALMNTKAQRDIDVNVHLEPSFEALLKKFLEVVTVDKTTEQLVDVHTANPTAVSKESNSNENDNEEHENTEETTEDYNSWIRLHFGPVTTTTTSPTATEDYSDESFYSTSNESSEENTSIAQQ, translated from the exons ATGAAAACTGAAATCTTCTTCATTGCATTATTAAGTGCAGCAACAATTAGTGCGCTGAGTCTTGAGGGTTACAAATGTAGCGAACATGTTATATTGACTGGCAATCCTGTGACGCCAATACGTACGGTACGTATCTGTGGTGTGCAGGATTATGAGGCGTCGCCAAGCTATGTTAACTATCAAATTTCTACAGAATTTGAGAAAACAG CATATCCTTTGGTGACCCTGGACGgctttttaaatagtttaaattcGGTCAATCCATCGTTGTCTTCAGCTTCTGCTCCACCTCAGTTAACCTCGAATGAACTGCAGCAACTGTCTCCGGTAATTTTCCAAGCGGTGCCAATATTGACGCGATTCTATGAAGCACTAAAACATACTTCAAGCCGTGACACAGATCTCAACTCAAGTAATTTCGAAGAAAAGTATCAAGTCGTGGAACAAAAATTGAGTTCAATTGCTGAGGACGCTTCACAGACGAAGCGCTTGTTCGATGCAGCCGCCGTGTCTGTGAAGAATATACTCGATGCTTTGATGAATACGAAAGCGCAGAGAGACATTGATGTCAACGTCCATTTAGAACCCTCCTTTGAAGCTTTACTAAAAAAGTTCCTTGAAGTAGTTACAGTAGATAAGACTACAGAACAACTTGTTGATGTTCACACAGCAAACCCCACAGCAGTGTCTAAAGAAAGTAATTCCAATGAAAATGATAACGAAGAACATGAAAATACTGAGGAGACTACGGAGGATTATAATAGTTGGATTCGTTTGCATTTCGGACCAGTTACAACGACGACAACGTCGCCCACGGCTACCGAAGATTATTCTGACGAGAGCTTTTACTCGACAAGTAATGAGAGTTCGGAAGAGAACACATCAATTGCACAGCAGTAA